One genomic window of Corynebacterium diphtheriae includes the following:
- a CDS encoding ATP-dependent Clp protease proteolytic subunit: MNNNGMQMPQARYVLPSFIEQSAYGTKETNPYAKLFEERIIFLGTQVDDTSANDIMAQLLVLEGLDPDRDITMYINSPGGSFTSLMAIYDTMQYVRPDVRTVCLGQAASAAAVLLAAGAPGKRACLPNSRVLIHQPATQGTQGQVSDLEIQAKEIERMRTLMEQTLARHTGRSADQVRIDTDRDKILTAEEAVEYGIVDQVFDYRKLNG; encoded by the coding sequence ATGAATAACAACGGAATGCAGATGCCACAGGCTCGCTACGTACTGCCATCGTTTATTGAGCAGTCCGCGTATGGCACTAAAGAAACAAACCCTTATGCCAAGTTGTTCGAGGAGCGCATTATTTTCCTCGGTACCCAGGTGGATGACACCTCGGCAAACGACATCATGGCGCAGTTGTTGGTGCTCGAGGGCCTCGACCCTGACCGCGACATCACCATGTACATCAACTCCCCAGGTGGCTCCTTTACCTCGTTGATGGCGATTTACGACACGATGCAGTACGTGCGTCCCGACGTTCGCACTGTCTGCCTTGGCCAAGCAGCATCCGCAGCGGCTGTGCTGCTTGCCGCAGGAGCACCAGGCAAGCGCGCCTGCCTGCCTAACTCTCGTGTGCTGATTCACCAGCCAGCAACCCAAGGTACCCAAGGGCAGGTTTCGGATCTGGAGATCCAAGCAAAGGAAATCGAGCGCATGCGTACCTTGATGGAGCAAACGCTGGCACGCCACACCGGCCGCAGCGCTGATCAGGTGCGTATCGACACCGACCGTGACAAGATCCTCACCGCTGAGGAAGCTGTGGAATACGGCATCGTGGACCAGGTCTTCGATTACCGCAAGCTCAACGGCTAA
- a CDS encoding ATP-dependent Clp protease proteolytic subunit produces MTDQIRMAQASAGMNLSDSVYERLLRERIIFLGTQVDDEIANKLCAQILLLSAEDPTRDISLYINSPGGSVTAGMAIYDTMKYSPCDIATYGMGLAASMGQFLLSGGTKGKRFALPHARIMMHQPSAGVGGTAADIAIQAEQFAQTKREMAELIAEHTGQSFEQITKDSDRDRWFTAQQAKEYGIVDHVIESAQGPLSN; encoded by the coding sequence ATGACTGACCAGATTCGCATGGCGCAGGCAAGTGCCGGAATGAATTTGAGCGATTCGGTATATGAGCGCCTATTGCGTGAGCGCATTATTTTCCTAGGCACCCAAGTGGATGACGAGATCGCTAATAAGCTGTGTGCACAGATCTTGCTGCTCTCGGCAGAAGATCCTACGCGCGATATCTCGCTGTACATTAACTCCCCAGGTGGCTCCGTTACCGCAGGTATGGCTATTTACGACACTATGAAGTACTCGCCGTGCGATATTGCTACCTACGGCATGGGTTTGGCTGCGTCGATGGGCCAGTTCTTGCTTTCTGGCGGTACCAAGGGCAAGCGATTCGCATTGCCACACGCTCGCATTATGATGCACCAGCCGTCGGCAGGCGTGGGTGGCACCGCCGCTGACATCGCTATTCAGGCTGAGCAGTTCGCGCAGACGAAGCGTGAGATGGCTGAGCTTATTGCCGAGCACACCGGTCAGTCGTTTGAGCAGATCACTAAGGATTCTGACCGTGACCGCTGGTTTACTGCACAGCAGGCAAAGGAATACGGAATCGTAGACCACGTTATTGAGTCCGCGCAGGGCCCGCTTTCTAACTAG
- the tig gene encoding trigger factor: protein MKSSVEKLSETRVKLNVEVPFEELKPEIDQAYKALAQQITIPGFRRGKAPRQLIDARIGRGAVLEQVINDMLPTRYQQVVEENELVVLGQPHIDITKLEDNEVVEFTAEVDVRPEITVPDFSAFAVEVPALKSNDEAIDAQIDKLRERFGELKDTKRKLKTDDFAIIDIETAIDGEKLEEATTEGMSYQVGAGDLIDGLDTALRGLKAGESAEFTTTLKAGEHEGKEAAVTVTVQQTKERKLPELDEEFVQTASEFDTVEELRESIAEQVAEQAKAEQATAIRDEVLKAALAEATFELPEGVVEDQIHAQLHQLLNQVGGDEAALNAALEAQGTSREQFDADNRKNSEEAVRTQLFLDALAEQEQPEVSQQELTDHILFTAQSYGMDPNQFITQLQQSGQIGNLFSDVRRGKALAAAICRVSVKDDEGNAVDPSEYFGEEEESAEDSE from the coding sequence GTGAAGAGTTCCGTCGAAAAGCTGAGCGAGACCCGCGTTAAGCTCAATGTAGAGGTTCCTTTCGAGGAGCTAAAGCCAGAGATCGACCAGGCTTACAAGGCTTTGGCTCAGCAGATCACCATCCCTGGCTTCCGTCGCGGTAAGGCCCCACGCCAGCTTATCGACGCCCGCATCGGTCGCGGCGCAGTCCTCGAGCAGGTCATTAACGATATGCTGCCTACCCGCTACCAGCAGGTTGTGGAAGAAAACGAGCTTGTCGTTCTCGGCCAGCCACACATTGACATCACCAAGCTGGAAGACAACGAGGTTGTCGAGTTTACCGCTGAGGTTGATGTTCGCCCAGAGATCACCGTTCCTGATTTCTCCGCTTTCGCGGTTGAGGTTCCTGCTCTTAAGTCTAATGACGAGGCAATCGATGCGCAGATCGATAAGTTGCGTGAGCGTTTCGGTGAGCTGAAGGACACCAAGCGCAAGCTGAAGACTGACGACTTTGCCATCATCGATATCGAGACTGCTATCGATGGCGAGAAGCTGGAAGAGGCTACCACTGAGGGTATGTCCTACCAGGTTGGCGCTGGCGACCTCATCGATGGTCTGGACACCGCACTGCGTGGTCTTAAGGCCGGTGAGTCCGCTGAGTTCACCACCACCTTGAAGGCTGGCGAGCATGAGGGCAAGGAAGCTGCTGTTACCGTAACTGTTCAGCAGACCAAGGAGCGCAAGCTTCCTGAGCTCGACGAAGAGTTCGTTCAGACCGCTTCTGAGTTCGACACCGTCGAAGAGCTGCGCGAATCCATCGCAGAGCAGGTTGCTGAGCAGGCAAAGGCTGAGCAGGCTACCGCAATTCGCGACGAAGTTCTCAAGGCTGCCCTCGCAGAGGCAACCTTCGAGCTGCCAGAAGGTGTTGTCGAGGATCAGATCCACGCACAGCTGCACCAGCTTCTCAACCAGGTTGGCGGCGACGAGGCTGCCCTCAACGCTGCACTCGAGGCTCAGGGTACTTCCCGCGAGCAGTTCGATGCTGACAACCGCAAGAACTCCGAGGAAGCTGTTCGCACCCAGCTGTTCTTGGACGCTTTGGCAGAGCAGGAGCAGCCAGAGGTTTCTCAGCAGGAGCTGACCGACCACATTCTGTTCACCGCTCAGTCCTACGGTATGGACCCTAACCAGTTCATCACCCAGCTGCAGCAGTCCGGTCAGATCGGCAACCTGTTCTCCGACGTTCGTCGCGGCAAGGCACTGGCAGCAGCTATCTGCCGTGTTTCCGTGAAGGACGACGAGGGCAACGCTGTTGACCCAAGCGAGTACTTCGGTGAGGAAGAAGAGTCCGCAGAGGATTCTGAGTAA